From one Passer domesticus isolate bPasDom1 chromosome 15, bPasDom1.hap1, whole genome shotgun sequence genomic stretch:
- the LOC135281515 gene encoding hemoglobin subunit alpha-A has translation MVLSPADKSNVKGVFAKIGGQAEEYGADALERMFATYPQTKTYFPHFDLGKGSAQVKGHGKKVAAALVEAVNNIDDLAGALSKLSDLHAQKLRVDPVNFKLLGQCFLVVVATRNPSLLTPEVHASLDKFLCAVGTVLTAKYR, from the exons ATGGTGCTGTCCCCCGCCGACAAGTCCAACGTCAAGGGCGTTTTCGCCAAAATCGGCGGCCAGGCCGAGGAATATGGTGCCGACGCCCTGGAGAG GATGTTCGCCACCTACCCCCAGACCAAGACCTACTTCCCCCACTTCGACCTAGGAAAGGGCTCTGCTCAGGTCAAGGGTCATGGCAAGAAGGTGGCGGCTGCACTGGTCGAAGCTGTCAACAACATCGATGACCTTGCTGGTGCCCTCTCCAAGCTCAGCGACCTCCACGCCCAGAAACTCCGTGTGGACCCTGTCAACTTCAAA CTGCTGGGCCAGTGCTTCCTGGTGGTGGTGGCCACCCGCAACCCCTCTCTCCTGACCCCCGAGGTGCACGCTTCCCTGGACAAGTTCCTGTGCGCCGTGGGCACCGTGCTGACCGCCAAGTACCGTTAA
- the LOC135281526 gene encoding hemoglobin subunit alpha-D: MLTAEDKKLIQQIWGKLGGAEEEIGADALWRMFHSYPPTKTYFPHFDLSQGSDQIRGHGKKVVAALSNAIKNLDNLSQALSELSNLHAYNLRVDPVNFKFLSQCLQVSLATRLGKEYSPEVHSAVDKFMSAVASVLAEKYR, from the exons ATGCTGACCGCCGAGGACAAGAAGCTGATCCAGCAGATCTGGGGAAAGCTGGGTGGCGCCGAGGAGGAAATCGGAGCCGATGCCCTGTGGAG GATGTTCCACTCCTACCCCCCAACCAAGACCTACTTCCCCCACTTCGACCTGTCACAAGGCTCTGACCAGATCCGTGGCCATGGCAAGAAAGTGGTGGCTGCCCTGAGCAACGCCATCAAGAACTTGGACAACCTCAGCCAGGCTCTGTCTGAGCTCAGCAACCTGCACGCCTACAACCTGCGTGTGGACCCCGTCAACTTCAAG TTCCTGTCGCAGTGCTTGCAGGTGTCGCTGGCTACCCGCCTGGGTAAGGAGTACAGCCCCGAGGTGCACTCTGCCGTCGACAAGTTCATGTCGGCCGTGGCCAGCGTGCTGGCTGAGAAGTACAGATGA
- the LOC135281524 gene encoding hemoglobin subunit pi produces MTLTQAEKAAVATIWAKVATQADAIGAESLERLFSSYPQTKTYFPHFDLSQGSAQLRGHGSKVMSAIGEAVKHIDDIRKALAKLSELHAYILRVDPVNFKLLSHCILCSVAAHYPSDFTPEVHAAWDKFLSSVSSVLTEKYR; encoded by the exons ATGACGCTGACCCAAGCCGAGAAAGCCGCCGTGGCCACCATCTGGGCCAAGGTGGCCACCCAAGCTGATGCCATTGGGGCAGAATCCCTGGAGAG GCTTTTCTCCAGCTACCCCCAGACAAAAACCTACTTCCCTCACTTTGATCTGAGCCaaggctcagctcagctccGTGGCCACGGCTCCAAGGTCATGAGTGCCATCGGGGAAGCTGTGAAGCACATCGATGACATCCGCAAGGCTTTGGCCAAGCTCAGCGAGCTGCATGCTTACATCCTCAGGGTGGACCCCGTCAACTTCAAG CTGCTTTCCCACTGTATCCTGTGCTCCGTGGCTGCCCACTACCCCAGTGACTTCACCCCAGAAGTTCATGCTGCGTGGGACAAGTTCCTGTCCAGTGTTTCCTCTGTTCTGACGGAGAAGTACAGATAA